The bacterium DNA window ACAGTGAACCATACGGTCATCGGCAAGCATAATATGCTGGGGATAATAATTATGCGCAGGTATTCATATGACATCCACATCGAATCACTGACCGGATGCAGCAGGTTTATTATGCTGAATATTACAAACCATGAAAACCACATCATATTCCAACAGACAAGTACGATTGCCAGAACCTTATCAAACGTCGAAAACTCCTTGGTAATTCCAACTATCATCGACCACCGGCTCCGCTGCTCGTGCTCAACTACATGGTCTGCCTGGACTCTGTAATTTCCTCGATGGAGCATCCGTTCCAAATTATATGGCTCCTTATTGCGACCTGTAATCAGCGAAACAGTAACGTAGACCAGGGAGGAACATATCATGGCCATAAACCACAGCCACTGGTTGTTAATGGGGAAAGCATGACCCGTTTGAGCAAGATATACCTTGGGCAGAATCAATCCGCCTACACCCACAACAGCGCCGACTACAAGTGCTGAAAATGCCGCTGGAGTCGTACCACGACGCCAATATAGGCCGCCGATGATTACCGCACCCGATCCACCTAACCATATCGTGCCCGTTATCGCAAAGAAAAATAATATCTTCTCGGACGGCTGATAAAGCAGGCTGAACACAAACGCAAATGCCGCCACACCCAGGATTGACCAGCGCAGAAGTTTTATATGCTCCTCAGGACTCAGGACCTTGTTCTTGATGGGCATATAGATATCCTGAATGAAAATCGATCCCCAGGAGTGCATATATGTGTCATGACAGGTGAACGAGAAAAACAAAAATATCGTCCCAAGCAGGCCCTTTACCGCAATAGGTAATATATGCGCCATCACTATCGGTACACGCATTTGATCTTGCACGGATTCGTTCGGTATCTTGGCCAGAGTGGCGCTCACTATGTGAGCCTGATCCGCAAACTGCGGCAGCCGCATTATTGCAACTGCAGCCAGCGCCGCTGTGGTGATCGCTATACCTTGAGGAATGTTTCGCCATACCCCAATGATCCCGCCCATCTTCTGCTCATGCGGATTTCGAGCGGAACAGTTGAAACCCTGAGCGCCCTGCCACGACAAATGCGAGAAAAATCCACCGAACACGGCTATCAGGTAATACCAGATGTTGAAGTCATTGACCGCACTCGTGTGAAACGGGTTGATCATAGACTGATCCTTTGGAGCCATCGATAGAGCCTGCATCATCTCAGGCCAGCTTACTTTAATGAGAATGGTCGCCGCCACAACGATGAACGCAAACGAACAGAACATGCCCTGTACACAATCTGTAACCATCACCGATATTTGACCACCCATGTTTACAAACGAGATGGCAAAAGCAAGGTCAATAAGCATCACCAGCGCAATGCTCGGAATGGCAAAATCGATGCCGGGAATGTGGAAGTGATCGGGAAGGCCGCAGAAGTAAATAAAAAACCTGGCTGCCACAGCAGGGAAAATTCCAAAGTTAATTATACCGCTGCTCCAGCATAATATTCCCGCGAATATACGCAGCTTCCTTGAATAGCGCATCTCCAAAAACTGCGCCATCGTCATTGCACGCGTCTCGCGGAACCTGTAATATACCCAGCCGGTTAATAGTATTATTAATCCAACCGGAGTATGGAAACCGCTCCACCACCCGGGAGAAAGTCCTCTTGAGTAAAGCACCTCAAACATTGCAATGAATGAGATTACACCCGTTCCACCCATATTCTGGGCTATCGTCAAGAGATATCTGCCGGCCAGCCGGTTTGCAGACAGAAAGTCCGATACACCCTTCATATAGTGACGGGTGCTCAAACTTACTAACCTTAAAGCAACAACGGCCACTATCATTATTGACCAGTCGATAATACTCAAATTGCCCAAGTGCATCATCGTAAATACAATCTCCCTACCGGTTTGCCGGAACTGCGTGATATTTATTCAGGTCTACCATATCGGATATCAGAACATTTTTGCCCGTTGCAATCGACTTGTTGGCCGCTATGCCTATGAGAATTGATATAGCCCCAGAATAGGTACTTGCCATATGACCCAGAGGATCGGGCAAGTCACCCCGGAATATCATCCTGCGCAGCTTTTCATCACCGCCGCCATGTCCGCCACTGGACTTGAGAATATGGTGGCTTGTCTTGCAGCCTTGACGATCATATACGTCAAATATGTATGCGCTCTCACTCGCCCTTTCGCCACTGTGATACTCAGCAAGCTCAAGACGACCATCAGTGCCATTGATGCTGGCCTTGAAACCCTCATACGGACTGTGCGCAATCAAAGAATAACTTAACATCACACCGCCAGCATAACGAACATTGACACTCATGGTATCCTCGATGTCTATATCATCGGAAAATATGCAGCCGTCTCTGTGATAGCCGTCAGCAGACTCGCATCGGAAATATAATTCATCATTAACAGGATCCTCT harbors:
- a CDS encoding sodium:solute symporter, whose product is MMHLGNLSIIDWSIMIVAVVALRLVSLSTRHYMKGVSDFLSANRLAGRYLLTIAQNMGGTGVISFIAMFEVLYSRGLSPGWWSGFHTPVGLIILLTGWVYYRFRETRAMTMAQFLEMRYSRKLRIFAGILCWSSGIINFGIFPAVAARFFIYFCGLPDHFHIPGIDFAIPSIALVMLIDLAFAISFVNMGGQISVMVTDCVQGMFCSFAFIVVAATILIKVSWPEMMQALSMAPKDQSMINPFHTSAVNDFNIWYYLIAVFGGFFSHLSWQGAQGFNCSARNPHEQKMGGIIGVWRNIPQGIAITTAALAAVAIMRLPQFADQAHIVSATLAKIPNESVQDQMRVPIVMAHILPIAVKGLLGTIFLFFSFTCHDTYMHSWGSIFIQDIYMPIKNKVLSPEEHIKLLRWSILGVAAFAFVFSLLYQPSEKILFFFAITGTIWLGGSGAVIIGGLYWRRGTTPAAFSALVVGAVVGVGGLILPKVYLAQTGHAFPINNQWLWFMAMICSSLVYVTVSLITGRNKEPYNLERMLHRGNYRVQADHVVEHEQRSRWSMIVGITKEFSTFDKVLAIVLVCWNMMWFSWFVIFSIINLLHPVSDSMWMSYEYLRIIIIPSILCLPMTVWFTVGGIHDIRHLFAALKAEVRDNSDDGSFHGYKDDQVSEVGLSADSECTLESSLTKQTDADGGSNSA